One segment of Anopheles stephensi strain Indian chromosome 3, UCI_ANSTEP_V1.0, whole genome shotgun sequence DNA contains the following:
- the LOC118511399 gene encoding uracil phosphoribosyltransferase homolog, translated as MCSANESNNGTTSPSVLSENPSDYGNNMKILDCNDQIKELQTIIRDKNTTRSDFKFYADRLIRLVIEESLNQLPYSDCSVITPTGAIYDGLRYRSGNCGVSIIRSGEAMEQGLRDCCRSIRIGKILVESDAETHVAKVVYARFPDDIARRQVLLMYPIMATGNTVIQAVSVLKDHGVKESSIILSNLFCTPIAARMVVTAFPDLKILTSELHPVAPNHFGQKYFGTD; from the exons ATGTGCAGCGCCAACGAAAGCAACAACGGCACCACGTCGCCATCGGTTCTGTCGGAAAACCCGAGCGACTACGGCAATAACATGAAAATATTGGACTGCAACGACCAGATCAAAGAGCTGCAGACGATCATTCGCGACAA AAACACCACGCGGAGCGACTTCAAATTTTATGCCGACCGGCTGATCAGGCTGGTGATCGAGGAAAGCCTTAATCAGCTGCCCTACTCCGACTGTTCCGTTATCACGCCGACCGGTGCGATCTACGATGGGTTGCGATATCGTTCCGGCAACTGTGGCGTTTCCATTATCCGATCCGGTGAAGCGATGGAGCAG GGATTGCGAGATTGTTGCCGATCGATACGAATCGGTAAAATTCTGGTCGAATCCGATGCGGAAACGCACGTCGCTAAGGTGGTGTACGCAAGATTTCCGGACGACATTGCCCGGAGGCAGGTCTTGCTAATGTACCCCATAATGGCCACCGGCAACACAGTTATACAG GCGGTCAGCGTGTTGAAGGATCACGGCGTCAAGGAAAGTTCGATCATTTTGTCCAATCTGTTCTGCACACCGATTGCGGCCCGGATGGTGGTGACCGCTTTTCCCGACCTGAAGATACTGACCTCCGAGCTGCATCCGGTCGCACCGAACCATTTCGGCCAGAAGTACTTCGGCACGGACTGA
- the LOC118511395 gene encoding 1-acyl-sn-glycerol-3-phosphate acyltransferase gamma-like, producing MAGFLSMLKQSTLVHLCFAISFFTSGLIINSVQCVLYLGLKPFNKHLYRTIGYYLCYSFYSQLVFLADWWSDTKLNVYISDEDMKYCGTEHVLLLMNHTYEIDWLLGWMFCEKVRVLGNCKAYAKKVIQYIPTIGWAWKFAEFVFLERSFEKDREIIGRQINEILDYPDPVWLLLNAEGTRFTEQKHEASVKFAQEKGMVPLKHHLIPRTKGFTASLPFLREKCPSVLDIQLAISKDSKVKPTIFNILNGKPIEAHMCVRRFPTATLPTREEDAAVWLQDLFREKDRMQDSFHRTGSFFTDSGIAERPRLQLHRRPTTLVNTAFWVVATLTPMLYYLMKLLFSGEILYFSIGAGIIFAFYMLMVKAIGMSKISKASSYGAEKLKNGHSPTHETSAPPAATEADKDK from the exons ATGGCAGGCTTTTTGTCGATGCTCAAGCAATCGACGCTTGTACACCTTTGCTTTGCCATTTCCTTTTTCACGTCCGGACTGATCATCAACTCCGTACAGTGCGTGCTCTATCTGGGGCTGAAACCGTTCAACAAGCATCTTTACCGAACGATCGGTTACTACCTCTGCTATTCGTTCTACTCCC AGCTCGTGTTTTTGGCCGACTGGTGGTCGGATACGAAGCTGAACGTGTACATTAGCGATGAGGACATGAAGTACTGTGGTACGGAGCACGTGCTGCTCCTGATGAACCACACGTACGAGATCGACTGGCTGCTCGGGTGGATGTTCTGCGAGAAGGTGCGCGTGCTCGGCAACTGCAAGGCGTACGCGAAGAAAGTGATCCAGTACATACCGACCATCGGCTGGGCGTGGAAGTTTGCCGAGTTTGTGTTTCTCGAGCGTTCGTTCGAGAAGGATCGGGAAATTATTGGCCGTCAGATTAACGAAATACTGGACTACCCGGATCCGGTGTGGCTGTTGCTGAACGCGGAAGGTACGCGCTTTACCGAGCAGAAGCACGAAGCGTCGGTAAAGTTTGCGCAGGAGAAAGGCATGGTACCGCTGAAGCATCATTTGATTCCACGCACGAAAGGTTTTACGGCCAGTTTGCCGTTTTTGCGCGAAAAGTGCCCGTCGGTGTTGGACATCCAGTTGGCGATTAGCAAGGATtcgaag GTGAAACCAACCATTTTCAACATCCTGAACGGTAAGCCAATCGAGGCGCACATGTGCGTCAGACGCTTCCCGACCGCAACGCTACCGACGCGCGAAGAGGATGCGGCCGTCTGGTTGCAGGATCTGTTCCGCGAGAAGGATCGCATGCAGGACAGCTTCCATCGTACGGGCAGTTTCTTCACCGATTCCGGTATCGCCGAACGGCCCAGGCTGCAGCTACACCGTCGACCAACGACACTCGTCAATACCGCCTTCTGGGTTGTGGCTACCCTCACGCCGATGCTGTACTATCTGATGAAGCTGCTGTTTAGTGGCGAAATTCTGTACTTTTCGATCGGCGCCGGCATCATCTTTGCCT TTTACATGCTGATGGTGAAAGCGATCGGTATGTCGAAGATTAGCAAAGCCTCATCGTACGGTGCCGAAAAGCTGAAGAACGGTCACAGTCCCACCCACGAAACGTCGGCACCACCAGCTGCAACCGAGGCGGATAAGGATAAGTAA
- the LOC118511385 gene encoding uncharacterized protein LOC118511385 yields the protein MPIQAPQWTEFLSCPVCCNEFAANLRPPISLGCGHTICRTCLATLHHRQCPFDQTVISTDLDYLPINNALLQLVSTPGISSSSTYGSKGGGGGGGGDGANNATSNGGSASPGGGSSQGAVCGGNSSTSSASSNSSSASSSSSSSSSSSSTSSTASSNDSTSSSGSVNASPTTNNNAPNTSASITDPDLNSTSVQSLSPENLQYYKTAKACIEELALYLKPCPAAGSGSLAADRGGSSSIVSTSGPSGASLLSRQMQRKLVILVNCQLIEDEGRARSLRAARSLGERTVMELILHHQNPQQLSTNLWAAVRARGCQFLGPAMQEEVLKLVLLALEDGSALSRKVLVMFVVQRLEPHFSQASKTSIGHVVQLLYRASCFKVSKREGDSSLMQLKEEFRTYEALRREHDAQIVQIATEAGLRIAPDQWSSLLYGDTAHKSHMQSINDKLQTPQSFVQSVQELIIALQRTGDPANLSGLRVQLKHLAAIDWNSENHVPSWAECAAALQAVKRVVAGLVDFVQHHGNRKLQEAGHLAHNRNYKISLCRDLNNRGTCPRGPNCTFAHSDEELEKYRTKLRKSHGSSATASLRMMSNGKDHHPVGAGTMSATGPGQPGGVSRGPRSAVDYHAHPGGSNGDGASGGSMHQSSSSSHGYHSSGEEASSPVRYQKTSSAGVGGGGGGGGGTGREGSQHSHRMLDKNHVGSQGSGLGSGAAGGPGANGPGGGPHPSSFSGGGPVSMNGGPRGVYPSGGGSSSSHYQHAGAAGGTSGMGYSNRGSSHHATGGPGGGSSSQGGGAQQHNSPQGMRFRPPPHMGPSPGGANANGGANYHPGPGGPGGSLPPHPSMHHERDGGHLPAAYPQQLPATQPAAGGHMSGAHQIESHLHHSPLANAMHHPPYYGAAGEYPEGKHGAEHGPMHGLPHHHGHNHPSQIRRPPNYAAWDNLASPPHHHLRGEHHGTPSGKIGPSSHQAQQQQAGSFGMTGHAGQPPHPSSGSVPYGPAASPKNGHSSNSAAPMGSKYMGGIPHQAGQQNYHHQKLGPQGRDYKEKHQGNRGPHPVPPPPHVHGGLPSISSVGPPPYPAGRNGPLPPQPYLSSPLPMAGPDAVGKNPPQGQVGPPPPPHHNGYNGSQAAAYQHNLQQQQHQHHHHAHHMHHGPGAGYQPQRQTAGGEPPSPYLSKMLFESLGTTGGGNKKSYNQQLMNQHLNEIGMANPAAAAAAAGKDMFIRSDSLLADDDALLVAEQEFNNAAQYGPISRMNPIGTERIDLGLTPRSHPRQQQRGGLWSTTSSSSLGDNPSPTGGGNGSSSASSPFYAGSGGSNTQPLNPPTTIPPTQKHSMQQQVQSHLPYHPQHPSLPHPSSTGALDKMAPEPNNNSIDFDLLRVGEKKTLEYDSAVTMADCCETVPTSAGGSVVEQDFLLQSLVSQTGLGGGGHYGAQQQHPFHTVMMMSTDRSGSPQHAQQHQLQHPQQQLLSKDRCNGGGGPALSPACANDDLRKLNDMKSPPSSLSGVQSPAMLMSVTSESSVCTPPPTVGMSGGGSNGGTSSMWNNLLDLSTFKPPSDAMNNPNDPDGHFNPAGRTNGTAGYPMSAFPSASSTFIRSSADQYKLPKLLMDSSATGGGQQQQQQPSFLAQSGKSAAAGGAAVDTLGDVARFHDMINTSQPASPSCLSDRVNGEDQRKLNAFKELNELRIQSGMLTSVTASPSPSVVTSTVGSSDGAISLHVDQTATSLWNNLLDLPSLKPSPLSALSSVGGVGLEPTTAGPSGEPLITGSSSSSQLSALLNSSNGSSSEDSYEAGMADDIRELEMRLVSSVLQNDENGI from the exons ACTGTTATATCGACTGATTTAGATTATCTACCGATAAATAATGCATTACTGCAGTTGGTCAGTACACCGGGAATCTCGTCCTCGTCGACGTACGGCAGCaagggaggaggaggaggaggaggaggcgaTGGAGCGAACAACGCTACCAGCAATGGCGGCAGTGCATCGCCTGGAGGAGGAAGCTCGCAGGGTGCCGTGTGTGGAGGCAATAGCAGCACTAGCAGCGCGAGCAGTAATAGCAGCAGCgccagtagtagcagtagcagcagcagcagtagcagtagtaccAGCAGTACCGCTAGTAGCAACGACTCGACTTCTTCCTCCGGTAGCGTAAATGCATcgccaaccaccaacaacaatgcTCCCAATACTTCCGCCAGCATTACCGATCCGGACCTCAACTCGACGAGCGTGCAGAGTCTCAGTCCCGAGAATCTGCAGTACTACAAAACGGCGAAGGCATGCATCGAAGAGCTGGCGCTCTACCTTAAACCCTGTCCAGCGGCCGGTAGCGGATCGTTGGCGGCGGATCGTggtggtagcagcagtatcGTCAGCACGTCCGGACCGTCCGGGGCGAGCCTGCTGTCACGGCAGATGCAGCGGAAGCTGGTGATACTGGTCAACTGTCAGCTGATCGAGGATGAGGGCAGGGCACGGTCGCTCCGTGCCGCTCGCTCACTAGGCGAGCGCACGGTCATGGAGCTGATCCTGCACCATCAAAACCCGCAGCAGCTGAGCACGAACCTGTGGGCAGCGGTAAGGGCCCGCGGCTGCCAGTTCCTCGGTCCGGCCATGCAGGAGGAGGTGCtaaagctggtgctgctagcGCTCGAGGACGGATCGGCCCTGTCGCGCAAGGTGCTGGTAATGTTCGTTGTGCAGCGTCTCGAGCCACATTTTTCGCAAGCGTCCAAAACGAGCATTGGGCACGTGGTGCAGTTGCTGTACCGTGCGAGCTGTTTTAAGGTGTCGAAACGGGAGGGAGACTCTTCGCTGATGCAGCTGAAGGAGGAGTTCCGCACGTACGAGGCGCTGCGTCGCGAACATGACGCACAGATCGTGCAGATAGCGACGGAAGCTGGTTTGCGGATCGCACCCGACCAGTGGTCCTCGCTGCTGTACGGTGATACGGCACACAAGTCGCATATGCAGAGCATTAACGATAAGCTGCAGACGCCACAATCGTTCGTGCAGTCGGTGCAAGAACTGATTATCGCCCTACAACGCACCGGTGATCCGGCCAACCTTTCCGGGCTGCGCGTACAGTTGAAGCATTTGGCGGCGATCGACTGGAACAGCGAGAACCACGTGCCCAGCTGGGCAGAATGTGCCGCAGCTCTGCAAGCGGTGAAACGCGTCGTGGCGGGACTGGTGGACTTTGTGCAGCATCATGGCAACCGTAAGCTGCAGGAGGCAGGCCATCTGGCACACAACCGAAACTACAAGATCAGCTTGTGCCGGGACCTAAACAATCGGGGCACCTGTCCGCGTGGACCGAACTGTACCTTCGCACACTCGGACGAAGAATTGGAAAAGTATCGGACAAAGCTGCGAAAGAGCCATGGGAGCAGTGCAACGGCCAGTTTACGCATGATGTCTAATGGAAAAGATCATCATCCGGTTGGGGCGGGTACTATGAGTGCGACTGGGCCAGGGCAGCCAGGAGGTGTTAGTCGAGGACCTAGGTCGGCTGTGGATTACCATGCACACCCAGGTGGTAGTAATGGTGATGGTGCGAGCGGCGGTAGTATGCACCAAAGTTCGTCCTCGTCCCACGGTTACCATTCGTCCGGAGAGGAAGCATCGTCCCCGGTGCGCTATCAAAAGACATCTTCCGCTGGAGTAGGAGGAggagggggaggaggaggaggaacggGTAGAGAAGGAAGCCAGCACAGTCATCGTATGCTCGATAAGAATCACGTCGGAAGCCAGGGCAGTGGTTTAGGATCCGGTGCAGCAGGTGGACCAGGGGCTAATGGACCAGGAGGAGGTCCTCATCCATCGTCATTCAGTGGCGGAGGACCAGTGTCGATGAATGGAGGTCCTCGCGGTGTTTATCCCAGTGGCGGAGGAAGTTCATCCAGTCACTATCAACACGCTGGAGCTGCGGGTGGTACCAGTGGTATGGGCTACTCAAATCGCGGTTCTTCCCATCATGCAACAGGCGGTCCCGGAGGAGGTTCTTCGTCACAAGGTGGTGGTGCTCAACAGCACAATTCTCCGCAAGGAATGAGGTTCCGTCCTCCACCGCACATGGGTCCCAGTCCTGGTGGGGCGAATGCCAACGGTGGTGCGAACTATCACCCTGGCCCTGGAGGTCCCGGTGGTTCGCTACCACCGCATCCCAGTATGCACCATGAGCGAGATGGTGGCCATCTTCCAGCCGCATACCCTCAGCAACTTCCTGCCACACAACCAGCAGCTGGTGGACATATGTCGGGCGCACATCAGATCGAGTCACATCTTCATCACAGCCCGTTAGCAAACGCTATGCATCATCCGCCGTACTATGGTGCGGCTGGTGAATATCCCGAGGGTAAACATGGCGCAGAACATGGACCAATGCACGGCCTACCACATCACCATGGCCATAATCATCCTTCGCAAATACGGCGACCACCGAACTACGCCGCTTGGGACAATCTCGCCAGTCCTCCGCATCATCATCTGAGGGGCGAACATCATGGAACACCATCCGGCAAGATAGGACCGTCTAGCCATCaggcacagcagcaacaggcaGGTAGTTTTGGAATGACGGGACACGCGGGACAACCTCCCCATCCCTCATCTGGCTCCGTGCCATACGGTCCGGCAGCAAGTCCGAAGAACGGGCACTCCAGCAATTCAGCAGCGCCCATGGGATCGAAATACATGGGAGGAATACCGCACCAAGCGGGACAGCAAAACTACCATCACCAGAAGCTGGGACCACAGGGTCGTGACTACAAGGAAAAGCATCAGGGCAATCGAGGTCCTCATCCAGTACCACCCCCACCGCACGTACACGGTGGGCTGCCATCGATATCTTCCGTCGGCCCACCACCATATCCTGCCGGACGTAATGGGCCGCTTCCACCTCAACCTTATCTATCTTCCCCGTTGCCGATGGCTGGCCCGGACGCCGTAGGTAAAAATCCTCCACAGGGACAGGTGggaccgccgccaccgccacatCACAACGGCTACAATGGGTCACAGGCGGCCGCCTATCAGCATAatctgcaacagcagcagcaccagcatcaccatcatgcTCATCATATGCATCATGGTCCGGGGGCTGGATATCAACCTCAGCGGCAAACAGCAGGGGGTGAACCGCCGTCACCCTATCTGTCCAAAATGCTGTTCGAATCACTCGGCACGACTGGTGGAGGTAATAAAAAATCCTACAACCAGCAGTTGATGAACCAACACCTGAACGAAATTGGAATGGCGAACCCGGCGGCagctgcggccgctgccggCAAGGACATGTTCATCCGGTCCGATTCTCTCCTAGCGGACGACGATGCGCTGCTCGTGGCTGAGCAAGAGTTTAACAACGCGGCACAGTATGGACCTATCTCGCGCATGAACCCGATCGGTACGGAGCGTATCGATCTCGGGCTGACACCGCGCAGCCATCCgagacagcagcagcggggTGGTCTGTGGTCGACTACGTCCTCTTCCTCGCTCGGGGACAATCCATCGCCGACGGGTGGTGGGAACGGTAGCTCTTCCGCGTCCTCCCCATTCTATGCGGGCAGTGGCGGAAGCAACACGCAGCCACTGAATCCACCAACAACAATACCGCCAACACAGAAGCATTCGATGCAGCAACAGGTGCAATCTCATCTTCCGTACCATCCACAGCACCCGTCACTGCCGCATCCATCGTCCACCGGTGCGCTCGACAAGATGGCGCCGGAGCCGAACAATAACTCGATCGATTTTGATCTGTTGCGTGTTGGAGAGAAAAAGACACTAGAGTACGATTCAGCAGTAACGATGGCCGACTGCTGTGAAACGGTGCCAACTTCGGCTGGCGGTAGCGTCGTGGAGCAGGACTTTTTGCTTCAATCGTTGGTTTCACAGACAGGACTAGGTGGCGGTGGGCATTACGgtgctcagcagcagcacccttTCCATACGGTCATGATGATGTCGACGGATAGGAGTGGTTCGCCGCAACATGCACAACAACACCAGCTGCAACATCCGCAGCAACAGCTACTGTCGAAAGATCGATGTAATGGCGGTGGAGGTCCTGCGCTGTCGCCCGCCTGTGCCAACGATGATCTTCGCAAGCTGAACGATATGAAG AGTCCACCATCATCGCTTTCGGGCGTCCAGTCACCCGCCATGCTCATGTCGGTGACGTCGGAATCTTCCGTTTGCACACCTCCACCGACCGTCGGTATGTCTGGCGGTGGTTCCAACGGTGGCACATCGTCCATGTGGAACAATTTGCTGGACCTGTCCACCTTCAAACCTCCATCCGATGCGATGAACAATCCGAACGATCCGGACGGCCACTTTAACCCGGCTGGACGTACCAATGGCACTGCCGGATATCCGATGTCAGCGTTCCCGTCAGCATCTTCCACCTTTATCCGCTCGTCGGCCGACCAATACAAGCTGCCAAAGCTGTTGATGGACAGTTCGGCGACAGGTGggggtcagcagcagcagcagcaaccaagtTTTCTAGCCCAATCAGGTAAAAGCGCTGCTGCCGGAGGAGCAGCAGTCGATACGCTTGGCGACGTTGCCCGTTTTCACGATATGATCAACACTAGCCAACCGGCTTCACCGAGCTGTTTGAGCGATCGTGTAAACGGCGAGGATCAGCGCAAACTGAACGCGTTCAAGGAACTGAACGAGCTTAGG ATTCAATCGGGCATGCTCACCTCCGTGACGGCCTCCCCATCGCCGTCGGTCGTCACGTCTACGGTCGGTAGCTCCGATGGTGCCATCTCGCTTCACGTCGACCAGACGGCCACATCGCTGTGGAACAACTTGCTCGACCTACCCAGCCTCAAACCATCGCCACTGTCCGCATTGTCGTCCGTGGGCGGGGTGGGTTTGGAACCGACAACGGCCGGACCATCCGGTGAACCGCTCATCACCGGCAGTAGCTCGTCCAGCCAGCTCAGCGCACTGTTGAACAGCAgcaatggcagcagcagcgaagaTTCGTACGAAGCTGGCATGGCGGACGATATCCGTGAGCTGGAAATGCGGCTCGTGTCCTCCGTGCTGCAGAACGATGAGAATGGCATATAA
- the LOC118511389 gene encoding pescadillo homolog: MVKRNHKYKSGEGAMYYTRRAAMRKLQLKIQDFRQLCILKGIYPREPKNRARAQHGSKELRILYHKKDITFLLHEPIVWTLRDRKIFNRRIKRAAAKQNTNLRDIRLHNYPQLKLDHIVKERYPTFIEAIKELDDCMTLLFMFSTFPATKIITRELTRMSRRLTVEFMHYIIAAQALRKVFISVKGYYFQAEIKGQTVTWIVPHYFPYAPHRGEMVDLSIMKSFGDFFIVMAGFINFRLYHSVNLVYPPQFSQALDSDETMASEQKFVSERIAALNVDLLRSDGGASAEPEDAELLEWAGTDEDLPHVNQIRQEAQNLNKLKTLFKGLKFFLNREVPREPLVFIIRCFGGKVSWDKTMFAGATFDESDETITHQIVDRPSMEKQYISRDYIQPQWLFDSVNQRRLLPTNQYFIGAVLPPHLSPFTNSRVQYVPPEELALRKAAEQDDEAANEKFEPAEVNDEQEQISDDEEVLDPEEEQVQQEFALLKAYNDERTDQLNSGVEESSAANDKQDQEKLQNNGKKAKKPEGDAPLQAQNPVRPKGMTVRPGKVYKESPEEQQAVTKHEEALRARMVKSKHRKLYSMMMESRKKSEKEAALLAEKRARIEKQKKAEQVEKQKKQRKQILA; this comes from the exons ATGGTGAAGCGAAACCACAAG TACAAATCGGGCGAGGGTGCCATGTACTATACGCGCCGGGCTGCCATGCGAAAGCTGCAGCTGAAAATCCAAGACTTCCGGCAGCTGTGCATCCTGAAGGGTATCTATCCGCGCGAGCCGAAGAACCGTGCCCGTGCCCAGCATGGTTCGAAGGAGCTGCGTATCCTGTACCACAAGAAGGACATCACCTTCCTGCTGCACGAGCCGATCGTGTGGACGTTGCGCGATCGGAAAATCTTCAACCGGCGTATCAAACGTGCGGCGGCAAAACAGAACACGAACCTGCGTGATATCCGGCTCCACAACTATCCGCAGCTCAAGCTGGACCACATCGTGAAGGAACGCTACCCGACGTTTATCGAAGCGATCAAGGAGCTGGACGACTGTATGACACTGCTGTTTATGTTTAGCACGTTTCCGGCAACGAAAATTATTACCCGTGAGCTGACCCGAATGAGCCGCAGGTTGACGGTGGAATTTATGCACTACATCATTGCGGCGCAGGCTTTGCGGAAGGTGTTCATCTCGGTCAAGGGTTACTACTTTCAGGCGGAAATTAAGGGCCAAACGGTGACGTGGATCGTGCCGCACTACTTCCCGTACGCGCCGCACCGTGGCGAAATGGTCGATCTGAGCATTATGAAATCGTTCGGTGACTTTTTCATCGTGATGGCTGGCTTCATCAACTTCCGGCTGTACCATTCGGTGAACCTGGTGTATCCGCCACAGTTTTCCCAGGCCCTCGATTCGGACGAAACGATGGCCAGTGAGCAGAAGTTCGTGTCGGAGCGTATTGCGGCGCTCAATGTGGATCTGTTGCGCTCGGATGGTGGTGCCAGTGCTGAACCGGAGGATGCGGAGCTGCTGGAATGGGCGGGCACGGATGAGGACCTGCCGCACGTGAATCAGATCCGACAGGAAGCGCAAAACCTTAACAAGCTGAAGACTCTGTTCAAGGGGCTCAAATTCTTCCTGAACCGCGAAGTGCCCCGCGAACCGTTGGTATTCATTATTCGCTGCTTCGGTGGTAAGGTGTCGTGGGACAAAACCATGTTCGCGGGTGCCACGTTCGACGAGAGCGACGAGACGATAACGCACCAGATCGTCGATCGGCCCAGCATGGAGAAGCAGTACATTTCGCGCGATTACATTCAACCACAGTGGCTGTTCGACAGTGTCAACCAGCGACGATTGCTACCGACGAACCAATATTTCATCGGTGCCGTACTTCCGCCCCATCTTTCACCGTTCACCAACAGCCGAGTGCAGTACGTACCGCCGGAAGAGCTGGCACTGCGCAAGGCCGCCGAGCAGGATGATGAAGCAGCGAACGAGAAGTTCGAACCGGCAGAGGTGAACGATGAGCAAGAGCAGATTTCCGACGACGAGGAAGTGCTGGACCCGGAAGAGGAACAAGTGCAACAGGAATTTGCACTGCTGAAAGCGTACAATGACGAACGGACGGATCAGCTGAACAGCGGTGTGGAAGAAAGTAGCGCCGCAAACGACAAACAGGATCAGGAAAAACTGCAGAACAATGGCAAAAAGGCAAAGAAGCCGGAAGGTGATGCACCGCTACAGGCACAGAATCCGGTTCGACCGAAAGGCATGACCGTGCGACCGGGCAAAGTGTACAAGGAAAGTCCAGAGGAACAGCAGGCAGTTACCAAGCACGAGGAAGCTCTGCGCGCCCGTATGGTAAAGTCGAAACATCGTAAACTGTACTCGATGATGATGGAGTCCAGGAAAAAGTCCGAAAAGGAAGCAGCCTTACTGGCGGAAAAGCGGGCCCGCAtcgagaagcagaagaaggcgGAACAGGTCGAGAAACAGAAGAAACAGCGGAAGCAAATTTTAGCCTAG